In Erpetoichthys calabaricus chromosome 2, fErpCal1.3, whole genome shotgun sequence, a genomic segment contains:
- the LOC114643191 gene encoding extracellular calcium-sensing receptor-like codes for MQCLLCISLFVRFAFSAPVLGRPVCNIQEQFELNGLYKKGDIILGGIFEISFEVIMTDLSFKFKPQQWKCERLELSVFQWAQTMIFAIEEINRNENILPNVTLGYRIYDNCVKLPVALRVAAALISGNTEVAGGSDCEGTPPVIAIIGDPVSTHSIAISRMLSLFQMPMVSYSASCSCLSNKQEFPTFFRTIPSDAFQVKAMVEIIKHYGWTWVGAIASDDDYGQNAIKIFQEDVKAFGCIAFSETIHKVSEKDDVLQIVKVIKNSSAKVIVSFSSEVELKALMDEIVRQNITGRQWIASEGWSTAGALVINKNYASFGGTIGIAFRRGKIQGLQDFLLQIHLDFDPKNNLVVQFWETIFQCKFEENMSNLSLNVKLCSGHENIKSTNTAYSDVSDLRNAYNVYKAVYAVAHALDNMMRCVDKSGPFANNVCADIQNVQPWQLLHYLKNIDFINSLGERVAFDENGDAVAVYDIVNWQLNDNGTLIAKNVGIFSKLGTAGQMVTLAENEIFWNFESKKVPESVCSSNCQPGTRKATRKGQPICCFDCIPCADGEISSEINSPECVQCAPEFWSNQEKTQCILKDIEFLSYEDAMGITLTTVALSGAFLSTGVLTIFIHFRNSPVVKANNSELSFLLLVSLTMCFLCALCFIGKPTDLTCMVMHVAFGISFVLCIACILVKTIVVIVAFRATLPGNNMMKWFGTTQQRGTVFLFTFIQSIICTIWLITAPPFPKKNTQYQNSKIIYECNIGSLVGFSCLLGYIGMLAAACFLLAFLARNLPDTFNEAKFITFSMLVFCAVWLTFIPAYISSPGKYTVAVEIFAILASSFGLLFAIFIPKCYIILLKPEKNTKKALLGRGLPKK; via the exons ATGCAATGCTTACTATGTATCTCTTTGTTTGTAAGGTTTGCCTTTTCAGCTCCTGTTCTTGGACGACCTGTTTGTAATATTCAAGAACAATTTGAACTAAATGgactatataaaaagggtgacatcATTTTAGGTGGTATTTTTGAAATAAGCTTTGAAGTGATTATGACTGACCTGTCTTTTAAGTTTAAAcctcaacaatggaaatgtgaaAG attgGAGTTATCTGTGTTTCAGTGGGCACAGACAATGATATTTGCTATTGAAGAAATCAACAGGAATGAGAACATTCTTCCAAATGTAACTCTGGGTTACAGAATTTATGACAACTGTGTGAAGCTGCCTGTGGCCCTGAGAGTGGCAGCTGCTCTCATTAGTGGAAACACCGAAGTCGCTGGTGGATCTGACTGTGAGGGGACTCCTCCTGTCATTGCTATCATAGGGGACCCCGTGTCGACACATTCAATTGCAATATCAAGGATGCTTAGTCTTTTCCAGATGCCTATG GTGAGTTACTCTGCTTCCTGTTCCTGCTTAAGCAACAAACAAGAATTTCCTACATTCTTTAGAACAATTCCCAGTGATGCATTTCAGGTGAAAGCAATGGTAGAAATCATTAAACATTATGGATGGACGTGGGTTGGAGCTATAGCAAGCGATGATGATTACGgacaaaatgcaattaaaatcttTCAAGAGGACGTCAAAGCATTTGGATGTATAGCCTTTTCAGAAACCATCCATAAAGTCAGTGAAAAGGATGATGTTCTTCAAATAGTGAAAGTGATTAAAAATTCATCTGCAAAAGTTATTGTGTCATTCTCATCAGAGGTAGAATTAAAAGCTCTGATGGATGAGATTGTAAGACAAAACATTACAGGCAGGCAGTGGATTGCCAGTGAAGGGTGGAGCACCGCTGGTGCTTTAGTTATTAATAAGAACTATGCATCATTTGGTGGCACAATAGGGATAGCATTTCGGAGAGGAAAAATCCAAGGTCTGCAAGATTTTCTTCTCCAGATTCATCTTGATTTTGATCCCAAAAACAATTTAGTGGTACAGTTTTGGGAAACTATCTTTCAAtgtaaatttgaagaaaatatgTCAAATCTTTCACTTAATGTAAAATTATGTTCTGGACATGAGAATATTAAAAGCACCAATACAGCTTATAGTGATGTATCAGATTTACGAAACGCCTATAATGTTTATAAGGCAGTTTACGCTGTAGCACATGCCCTTGACAACATGATGAGGTGTGTGGATAAAAGTGGACCATTTGCTAACAATGTCTGTGCAGATATTCAAAATGTGCAGCCATGGCAG CTGTTACATtatcttaaaaatattgatttcattAATTCTTTGGGGGAAAGAGTGGCTTTTGATGAAAATGGTGATGCAGTTGCTGTGTATGACATCGTGAACTGGCAACTGAATGATAATGGAACTTTGATAGCCAAAAATGTTGGTATCTTTAGTAAATTAGGCACTGCTGGGCAGATGGTCACACTCGCAGAGAATGAAATATTTTGGAACTTTGAATCTAAAAAA GTTCCCGAATCTGTCTGCAGCAGCAACTGTCAACCTGGCACACGAAAGGCCACAAGGAAAGGCCAGCCAATCTGCTGTTTCGATTGTATACCATGTGCAGATGGAGAAATTAGCAGTGAAATAA atTCCCCTGAATGTGTTCAGTGTGCTCCTGAATTCTGGTCAAATCAAGAAAAAACACAGTGTATTTTAAAAGATATCGAGTTTCTTTCCTATGAAGATGCAATGGGAATTACATTAACAACTGTTGCCTTGTCTGGTGCCTTTTTGTCTACTGGGGTTTTAACCATTTTCATACACTTCAGAAACAGCCCAGTTGTAAAAGCCAACAATTCTGAACTGAGTTTCCTTTTGTTGGTATCTTTAACGATGTGTTTCCTTTGTGCATTATGCTTCATCGGAAAACCTACAGATCTGACTTGCATGGTAATGCATGTGGCATTTGGAATCAGCTTTGTACTTTGTATTGCTTGCATTCTTGTAAAAACTATTGTTGTGATTGTTGCTTTTAGAGCCACGCTACCTGGCAATAATATGATGAAGTGGTTCGGGACCACCCAGCAGAGAGGCACTGTTTTCTTGTTCACTTTCATCCAGTCAATTATATGCACTATTTGGCTGATCACTGCACCAccctttccaaagaaaaatacccAATATCAGAATTCTAAGATTATTTACGAATGCAATATAGGCTCGCTGGTAGGCTTCAGCTGTTTACTAGGATACATAGGCATGCTGGCTGCTGCTTGCTTCCTGTTGGCTTTCCTGGCAAGAAACTTACCAGACACCTTTAATGAAGCTAAATTCATCACATTTAGCATGTTGGTCTTCTGTGCAGTATGGCTTACCTTCATACCTGCATATATCAGCTCTCCTGGAAAATACACAGTAGCTgttgaaatatttgcaattttagCATCTAGCTTTGGCCTCTTGTTTGCAATATTTATCCCAAAATGCTACATCATTCTACTGAAGccagagaaaaatacaaaaaaagcattATTAGGTCGAGGGCTTCCCAAAAAGTAG